The Aureitalea marina genome includes a window with the following:
- a CDS encoding TolC family protein encodes MSLEQAGINLRKAELNLSNYLWLEDQVPVILQETVKPVLELNGEIDLTLSIEERPLSDIPLDEHPKLRSMRFKVEQLEVDQKFKASRLLPVINLEYNFLTETPDVGNSFQAANYKGRIEFAFPLFLRKERGDLKLAKIKLQDASLDLISEQFRLRNKIAQVYTALDSYVVQRGLISDIVVNYERMLRAEERKFGVGDSSLFLINARETKLIDAQLKEIDLENKLFMTKAKLFNTMALPGQNI; translated from the coding sequence TTGAGCCTGGAGCAAGCAGGGATCAATTTGCGCAAAGCAGAACTAAACCTGTCCAACTATCTGTGGCTGGAAGACCAGGTTCCAGTGATTCTGCAAGAGACCGTCAAACCAGTTTTAGAACTCAATGGGGAGATCGATCTGACCCTTAGTATAGAAGAAAGGCCGCTCAGTGATATTCCCCTGGATGAGCATCCTAAACTTCGATCCATGCGCTTTAAGGTAGAGCAACTGGAGGTGGACCAAAAATTTAAGGCCAGCCGATTGTTGCCTGTCATTAACCTGGAGTACAATTTCCTGACCGAAACCCCAGACGTTGGAAATTCCTTCCAGGCGGCTAACTACAAAGGCAGGATCGAATTTGCCTTCCCCCTGTTCCTGAGGAAAGAAAGAGGAGATCTGAAACTGGCTAAGATCAAGCTACAGGACGCCAGCCTGGACCTGATTAGTGAGCAGTTCCGGTTGAGAAACAAGATCGCCCAGGTTTACACCGCTTTAGACTCTTATGTGGTTCAGCGAGGGTTGATCTCGGATATTGTTGTCAATTACGAGAGGATGCTCAGGGCAGAAGAGCGCAAATTTGGCGTAGGAGACAGTTCCCTCTTCCTGATCAACGCCCGGGAGACCAAACTGATCGACGCCCAGTTGAAGGAGATCGATCTGGAGAATAAACTGTTCATGACTAAGGCCAAGCTTTTCAATACCATGGCTTTACCTGGTCAGAATATCTAA
- a CDS encoding TolC family protein, whose protein sequence is MKARGGFDPKLEVDYDAKEFKGSEYYDLLNATFKIPTWYGIELKAGFEQNDGEFLNPERTVPDDGLFNAGISVSVGRDLFINDRMATLRRAKLFQEQTAADQQLLINQLLFDASLAYFDWVKAYKEALTYEEFLQNAELRHRAVSRAVELGAKQP, encoded by the coding sequence ATGAAGGCACGAGGTGGGTTCGATCCTAAGTTGGAGGTCGATTACGATGCCAAAGAGTTCAAGGGTAGTGAATATTACGATCTTTTGAATGCAACCTTTAAGATCCCTACCTGGTATGGGATAGAGTTAAAGGCTGGCTTCGAACAGAATGACGGTGAATTCCTGAACCCGGAGAGAACGGTGCCGGATGATGGATTATTTAATGCCGGAATTTCCGTCTCTGTGGGTCGGGACCTGTTTATAAATGATCGCATGGCGACCCTAAGGAGAGCCAAACTGTTCCAGGAGCAAACTGCTGCAGATCAGCAACTGTTGATCAACCAACTGCTTTTTGATGCATCCCTAGCCTATTTTGATTGGGTCAAAGCTTATAAGGAAGCCCTGACCTATGAGGAGTTTCTCCAAAACGCGGAACTTCGACACAGAGCTGTGAGCCGTGCCGTTGAATTAGGGGCCAAGCAGCCATAG
- a CDS encoding TolC family protein, which produces MRLLILILILYTPQLCIGQLQASAAAEEDSIVLGFREYLGYVKKYHPIAKQANLTIDAAQANLMKARGGFDPKLEVDYDAKEFKGSEYYDLLNATFKIPTWYGIELKAGFEQNDGEFLNPERTVPDDGLFNAGISVSVGRDLFINDRMATLRRAKLFQEQTAADQQLLINQLLFDASLAYFDWVKAYKEALTYEEFLQNAELRHRAVSRAVELGAQAAIDTVEAYIPVQNRTLSLEQAGINLRKAELNLSNYLWLEDQVPVILQETVKPVLELNGEIDLTLSIEERPLSDIPLDEHPKLRSMRFKVEQLEVDQKFKASRLLPVINLEYNFLTETPDVGNSFQAANYKGRIEFAFPLFLRKERGDLKLAKIKLQDASLDLISEQFRLRNKIAQVYTALDSYVVQRGLISDIVVNYERMLRAEERKFGVGDSSLFLINARETKLIDAQLKEIDLENKLFMTKAKLFNTMALPGQNI; this is translated from the coding sequence ATGAGGCTATTAATTCTCATATTGATCCTATACACTCCTCAACTGTGCATTGGCCAGCTTCAAGCTAGTGCAGCTGCCGAGGAGGATTCCATTGTTCTCGGTTTTAGGGAGTACCTGGGCTATGTCAAGAAATATCACCCCATAGCCAAGCAGGCCAACCTCACCATCGATGCCGCCCAGGCTAATCTGATGAAGGCACGAGGTGGGTTCGATCCTAAGTTGGAGGTCGATTACGATGCCAAAGAGTTCAAGGGTAGTGAATATTACGATCTTTTGAATGCAACCTTTAAGATCCCTACCTGGTATGGGATAGAGTTAAAGGCTGGCTTCGAACAGAATGACGGTGAATTCCTGAACCCGGAGAGAACGGTGCCGGATGATGGATTATTTAATGCCGGAATTTCCGTCTCTGTGGGTCGGGACCTGTTTATAAATGATCGCATGGCGACCCTAAGGAGAGCCAAACTGTTCCAGGAGCAAACTGCTGCAGATCAGCAACTGTTGATCAACCAACTGCTTTTTGATGCATCCCTAGCCTATTTTGATTGGGTCAAAGCTTATAAGGAAGCCCTGACCTATGAGGAGTTTCTCCAAAACGCGGAACTTCGACACAGAGCTGTGAGCCGTGCCGTTGAATTAGGGGCCCAAGCAGCCATAGATACCGTAGAGGCATATATCCCGGTTCAGAACAGGACTTTGAGCCTGGAGCAAGCAGGGATCAATTTGCGCAAAGCAGAACTAAACCTGTCCAACTATCTGTGGCTGGAAGACCAGGTTCCAGTGATTCTGCAAGAGACCGTCAAACCAGTTTTAGAACTCAATGGGGAGATCGATCTGACCCTTAGTATAGAAGAAAGGCCGCTCAGTGATATTCCCCTGGATGAGCATCCTAAACTTCGATCCATGCGCTTTAAGGTAGAGCAACTGGAGGTGGACCAAAAATTTAAGGCCAGCCGATTGTTGCCTGTCATTAACCTGGAGTACAATTTCCTGACCGAAACCCCAGACGTTGGAAATTCCTTCCAGGCGGCTAACTACAAAGGCAGGATCGAATTTGCCTTCCCCCTGTTCCTGAGGAAAGAAAGAGGAGATCTGAAACTGGCTAAGATCAAGCTACAGGACGCCAGCCTGGACCTGATTAGTGAGCAGTTCCGGTTGAGAAACAAGATCGCCCAGGTTTACACCGCTTTAGACTCTTATGTGGTTCAGCGAGGGTTGATCTCGGATATTGTTGTCAATTACGAGAGGATGCTCAGGGCAGAAGAGCGCAAATTTGGCGTAGGAGACAGTTCCCTCTTCCTGATCAACGCCCGGGAGACCAAACTGATCGACGCCCAGTTGAAGGAGATCGATCTGGAGAATAAACTGTTCATGACTAAGGCCAAGCTTTTCAATACCATGGCTTTACCTGGTCAGAATATCTAA